A region of Deltaproteobacteria bacterium DNA encodes the following proteins:
- a CDS encoding DUF3943 domain-containing protein, with the protein MRIINRFFCIVLFFILSAQASAQEDFRTEDLFNNYTLAENTDYEEMENAGENNGFTYDDPQQYRLGTKEFVRDTAISYAFVWAARFFYVRNKNSRIFDTSLSKWWDNITQWPEFDDGDSFFTNWVTHPIIGSIQYLYYRQMGHGFWGSALGALVQNVLFEYTIEGLVETPSLADLISTTAVGVPIGVALEESSDWLISTGFVPAKILGHILNPMRNFIHDRQIGVYNPFSKTFMSVSGPLEFTPGKKEAVDLAYPLFLEEPLPLGRFRADLEVVNLKKDLGGQFIFYSVRIDVPSSSGLWGVYVQIAQSGTNEVVVNGDNIKDGYEFSNLVVGGKFLLYEASNAALSGGMGVTLPTAFKDNIDRLQTVLLFKRNFPVNLKGAWTLTPYITGAAWKGIFSFQGMVATDWVLNASNLEGNDFEFRLDYGAAVGANFPVVASPVLFAEFNGYSLLTADTSEKTDLFASSGIRFGRKYSPGFVVQFPLSGPDKDVDRFSYLFDFQVRF; encoded by the coding sequence TTGAGGATTATAAACAGGTTCTTCTGTATAGTCTTATTTTTTATACTCTCGGCGCAGGCGTCCGCACAGGAGGATTTCAGGACGGAAGACCTTTTTAACAACTACACACTGGCGGAAAATACTGATTACGAAGAAATGGAAAACGCCGGTGAAAACAACGGGTTTACATACGATGATCCGCAGCAGTACCGTTTAGGGACAAAGGAATTTGTACGCGACACGGCAATCTCATATGCTTTTGTATGGGCCGCAAGGTTTTTTTATGTAAGGAACAAGAACAGCAGAATATTCGATACCTCGTTATCTAAGTGGTGGGACAACATAACACAGTGGCCTGAATTTGATGACGGTGATTCGTTTTTTACAAACTGGGTAACGCATCCCATTATAGGTTCCATACAGTACCTTTACTACAGGCAAATGGGGCACGGTTTCTGGGGATCTGCGCTGGGGGCGCTGGTTCAGAATGTCCTGTTCGAATATACAATAGAAGGTCTGGTGGAGACCCCTTCCCTCGCCGATCTCATTTCGACTACCGCTGTGGGGGTTCCCATTGGTGTGGCGCTCGAAGAATCCTCGGACTGGCTTATTTCCACCGGCTTCGTACCCGCCAAGATACTCGGACATATCCTGAACCCTATGCGGAATTTCATTCACGACAGGCAGATCGGTGTCTATAACCCGTTTTCGAAAACATTCATGTCTGTAAGCGGACCTCTCGAATTTACCCCCGGCAAGAAAGAGGCGGTCGATCTCGCGTATCCGTTGTTCCTCGAGGAGCCGTTACCGCTTGGCAGATTCAGGGCCGATCTCGAAGTCGTCAACCTGAAGAAGGACCTGGGCGGGCAGTTTATTTTCTATTCGGTAAGGATAGACGTTCCGTCATCAAGCGGGCTGTGGGGCGTTTATGTGCAGATTGCCCAGTCGGGCACTAACGAAGTAGTGGTAAACGGTGACAACATAAAAGACGGGTACGAGTTTTCGAATCTGGTCGTGGGCGGAAAATTTCTTCTTTATGAGGCGTCGAATGCGGCGCTCTCGGGCGGGATGGGCGTCACGCTTCCGACCGCTTTTAAAGACAACATCGACCGACTTCAGACTGTGCTGCTTTTTAAAAGGAATTTCCCGGTCAACCTGAAAGGAGCGTGGACGTTAACCCCCTATATTACGGGAGCTGCGTGGAAGGGTATATTCAGCTTTCAGGGGATGGTGGCCACTGACTGGGTGTTGAATGCGAGTAATCTCGAAGGAAATGATTTCGAGTTCAGACTGGACTACGGCGCTGCCGTCGGCGCGAACTTCCCTGTCGTTGCCTCCCCGGTGTTATTCGCCGAGTTTAACGGCTATTCGCTGCTAACCGCCGATACGTCCGAAAAGACCGATCTGTTCGCATCTTCAGGCATAAGATTCGGCAGGAAATACAGCCCCGGATTCGTAGTGCAGTTCCCTCTGTCCGGTCCGGATAAAGATGTCGACAGGTTCAGCTATCTGTTTGATTTCCAGGTGAGATTCTAA
- a CDS encoding DUF3943 domain-containing protein — protein MKTRVSFLTLLTLFYILSAGPVTAADQPVYLFSSEDKNAPVDSEDVVIPVGNEDSVSREPDLRPAGFKEYMYDTTIWYGVQWAGRLWYVRDKNQKIFDASFSKWWHNLKSKPVWDDGDDFAVNWVLHPFFGMLSYQFYRARGHSFWASALGSVIQSTLFEYAIEGTVIEPSGVDLVVTPALGVPLGWTMEKLSEWLIEQDSKAAQAAAYVANPMRLFVKNRNIGILNPVSGSFEFHGPFTISTSKERAIELGYPLFFEPPLPLGRVGIDFEIINLKKDLGGELILYPIRLEFPSESKLWGVYLDIPYGGVNNVKEGDVKVRDGFELGNLVVGVKRVAFESENAAVTGGVEVLFPTAFTDSQDRLKQVIKYRRDFPDYLFRAVTASPYISFGLWRGALSMQGSVGSDFIFNAKNFEGDDFEFRIGYQAAVAVNVPMPASPVVYFEFDGFTITTDDTSDKTDLFITPGIRFGKKYSPGFAVQFPVEGPTTDVSDVDFILDFQLRF, from the coding sequence TTGAAAACACGGGTTTCTTTTCTTACCCTGCTGACTTTATTTTATATATTATCTGCAGGACCGGTAACGGCCGCGGACCAGCCTGTCTACCTCTTCTCGTCCGAAGATAAGAACGCGCCTGTGGATTCGGAGGATGTCGTAATTCCGGTGGGTAATGAAGACAGCGTCTCCCGGGAACCCGACCTCAGGCCCGCCGGTTTTAAGGAGTATATGTACGATACTACTATCTGGTACGGGGTACAGTGGGCTGGAAGGCTCTGGTACGTAAGGGATAAGAATCAGAAAATTTTCGATGCGTCTTTCTCGAAATGGTGGCATAACCTGAAGAGTAAGCCCGTATGGGACGACGGGGATGATTTCGCCGTAAACTGGGTGTTGCATCCTTTTTTCGGGATGCTTTCATATCAGTTTTACAGGGCGAGAGGACACAGCTTCTGGGCTTCGGCGCTCGGCTCGGTGATTCAGAGCACCCTTTTCGAGTATGCAATTGAGGGAACCGTAATAGAACCGTCGGGTGTCGATCTCGTGGTCACTCCGGCACTGGGTGTTCCTCTCGGATGGACAATGGAAAAGCTTTCCGAGTGGCTGATAGAGCAGGACAGTAAGGCGGCGCAGGCTGCGGCTTACGTTGCCAATCCTATGAGGCTTTTCGTTAAGAACAGAAATATCGGTATTCTGAACCCCGTGTCAGGGTCATTCGAGTTCCATGGTCCTTTTACTATCTCTACGAGTAAGGAGCGCGCGATAGAGCTCGGGTACCCGCTTTTTTTCGAGCCCCCGCTCCCGCTCGGCAGGGTTGGAATCGACTTTGAGATAATCAACCTTAAAAAGGATCTGGGCGGGGAGCTTATTCTGTATCCGATAAGACTCGAATTCCCCTCGGAAAGCAAGTTGTGGGGAGTGTATCTCGATATTCCCTACGGCGGTGTCAATAATGTTAAGGAAGGGGATGTTAAAGTCAGGGACGGGTTCGAATTGGGGAATCTCGTAGTCGGGGTCAAGAGGGTTGCGTTTGAGTCGGAAAACGCGGCAGTCACGGGTGGCGTCGAGGTGCTTTTCCCGACCGCTTTTACAGACAGTCAGGACAGGCTCAAGCAGGTGATAAAATACAGGAGGGACTTTCCGGACTATCTTTTCCGCGCCGTAACGGCTTCTCCCTATATCTCTTTCGGCCTCTGGAGGGGGGCTCTGAGCATGCAGGGGAGCGTCGGGAGCGATTTCATATTCAACGCCAAGAACTTCGAAGGAGATGACTTTGAATTCAGGATAGGCTACCAGGCTGCGGTGGCGGTAAACGTTCCCATGCCCGCGTCCCCTGTTGTGTATTTTGAATTCGACGGTTTCACTATAACCACCGATGACACTTCGGACAAAACGGATTTATTTATCACTCCGGGAATAAGATTCGGCAAGAAATACAGCCCGGGTTTCGCGGTTCAGTTTCCTGTGGAGGGTCCGACAACCGACGTGTCCGATGTTGACTTCATTTTGGATTTTCAGCTCAGGTTCTGA
- a CDS encoding cupredoxin domain-containing protein, which produces MKTKIIISILALFLSHMHPALGADAEPPPQAENRDMAAQKIEIVVDSYSFTPEHITATAGIPVEITLRSVTSLIPHNFTINDPDSGLDIDIDVPSGKDVTVTFTPSEKGKFQFYCNKKGIFGSHIKKGMKGYIEVQ; this is translated from the coding sequence ATGAAAACAAAAATTATCATTAGTATTCTGGCTTTATTTTTATCTCACATGCATCCGGCTCTCGGAGCCGACGCCGAACCGCCTCCTCAAGCGGAGAACCGGGACATGGCTGCACAGAAAATAGAGATAGTAGTAGACAGCTATTCATTCACACCCGAGCACATAACCGCTACCGCCGGGATACCCGTTGAGATTACACTGAGGAGCGTTACCTCCCTTATCCCCCACAATTTCACTATAAACGACCCCGATTCCGGGCTCGACATAGATATAGACGTCCCTTCGGGTAAGGACGTAACCGTCACGTTTACTCCGTCAGAAAAAGGAAAATTTCAATTTTACTGTAACAAAAAGGGTATATTCGGCTCTCACATTAAAAAGGGCATGAAAGGATACATCGAAGTTCAATAG
- a CDS encoding CDP-alcohol phosphatidyltransferase family protein has product MKVNTMNPDELKTVPNLLSVLRLLLVAVLWVPAFLNLPRYVGAGLLIAGMTDALDGFIARKTGTVTEYGSKLDSIADTSVVISAVFWIVLLRPEIFLDHRVLVTLWIVAEALSIIVGWIKFRRIANLHLYSAKAAGVAGYIFVVLAFMFGYNEILFYIAFVVLTVSSVEALVLQLFCSRVDEHMKSIIYVYREGRLS; this is encoded by the coding sequence ATGAAGGTTAATACAATGAACCCTGACGAGTTAAAAACCGTTCCCAACCTGCTGAGCGTGCTGAGACTCCTGCTGGTTGCGGTCCTGTGGGTCCCGGCTTTTTTGAATTTGCCTCGGTACGTAGGCGCGGGGCTGCTGATAGCCGGCATGACGGATGCTCTGGACGGATTTATAGCGCGGAAAACGGGGACAGTGACCGAATACGGAAGCAAGCTCGATTCAATCGCGGACACATCGGTCGTGATTTCGGCTGTTTTCTGGATTGTTTTACTCAGGCCTGAAATATTCCTCGATCACCGGGTGCTCGTTACGCTCTGGATAGTTGCAGAGGCCTTATCGATTATCGTAGGCTGGATAAAATTCAGGCGTATAGCAAACCTCCATCTCTATTCCGCGAAAGCCGCCGGTGTCGCTGGTTACATATTCGTCGTTCTCGCTTTCATGTTCGGGTACAACGAGATACTTTTCTACATCGCATTTGTCGTGCTGACAGTCTCGTCGGTAGAAGCCCTTGTTCTTCAGCTTTTTTGCTCAAGGGTGGACGAGCATATGAAATCGATAATTTATGTTTACAGGGAAGGAAGGCTTTCATAA
- a CDS encoding DUF4336 domain-containing protein translates to MNKKLTALAEDIWSIQSSHTLLGIDFGGRMTVIRLASGDLFLHSPVRLTDSLREELNALGNVKHLVAPNRFHHLNVGDYVKAYPEAELYAAPGLPEKRRDIKFTGVLSDGTEYGWGDEVEHLLFGGIPLLNEVVFFHPESATLILADLIFNFSHDLSTAQRIFARIDDVYMEPRVSRLTRLLFLKNREKARKSADRILSWDFDRVLVAHKDMVEKGGYEAVRKALGCFG, encoded by the coding sequence TTGAATAAAAAACTTACGGCACTGGCCGAAGATATATGGAGCATCCAAAGCTCTCACACACTTCTAGGTATCGACTTCGGGGGCCGCATGACCGTGATAAGGCTTGCATCGGGGGATTTGTTTCTCCATTCCCCGGTGCGTTTAACGGATAGTCTCCGTGAAGAGCTGAACGCTCTTGGAAATGTTAAGCACCTCGTTGCCCCCAACAGGTTTCACCATTTAAATGTCGGAGATTATGTGAAGGCTTATCCGGAGGCGGAGCTTTACGCTGCGCCCGGACTGCCCGAGAAGCGGAGGGATATTAAATTTACGGGTGTGCTTTCGGACGGGACTGAGTACGGATGGGGAGACGAGGTCGAGCATCTCTTATTCGGCGGTATCCCTCTATTGAACGAGGTTGTATTTTTTCACCCTGAAAGCGCTACGTTGATACTTGCCGATCTGATTTTTAATTTCTCTCATGACCTCTCGACCGCTCAAAGGATTTTTGCCCGAATCGACGATGTGTATATGGAACCCCGGGTCTCGAGGCTGACACGCCTTCTGTTCCTTAAAAACAGGGAGAAGGCGAGAAAATCAGCGGACAGAATTCTCTCGTGGGATTTTGACCGGGTGCTTGTCGCTCACAAGGATATGGTTGAGAAGGGCGGTTATGAGGCGGTCAGAAAGGCGCTTGGGTGTTTCGGGTAG
- a CDS encoding glucose 1-dehydrogenase has protein sequence MNVMELFDLSGKTAVVTGGYTGIGRQMALGLAEAGADVVISARNLDGCVQTAREINELTGVRALPVKCDVSKPGDVRNMVGETVSKFGKIDVLVNNAGIAVGALPHEMSDEDWESILSVNLTGTFLCCREAGKEMIKAGSGKIINVSSIMGYQTTRLVSAPSYVASKGGVIALTKDLAVRWIPHNINVNALAPGWFPTNMTEPVLSPEFMDKGKEMLDSIPAGRFGGGDDLKGAVVLLASRASDYMVGEVLVIDGGATSRY, from the coding sequence ATGAATGTAATGGAATTATTCGACCTCTCCGGCAAAACGGCGGTTGTTACGGGAGGCTACACCGGGATAGGTAGACAGATGGCGCTCGGTCTCGCCGAGGCGGGTGCGGACGTTGTAATTTCCGCGAGAAATCTGGACGGTTGTGTCCAGACCGCCAGGGAAATAAATGAGCTCACCGGCGTCAGAGCGCTCCCTGTAAAATGCGACGTCTCAAAGCCCGGCGACGTGAGAAACATGGTCGGGGAGACCGTCTCGAAGTTCGGCAAGATTGACGTTCTTGTCAATAACGCCGGTATAGCGGTGGGGGCCCTACCTCATGAAATGAGCGACGAGGACTGGGAGAGCATACTGAGCGTGAATCTGACGGGGACGTTTCTCTGCTGCAGAGAAGCCGGCAAGGAGATGATCAAGGCCGGGAGCGGAAAGATTATAAACGTATCCTCCATAATGGGATATCAAACCACCCGCCTTGTGAGCGCCCCTTCCTACGTGGCGTCCAAAGGCGGGGTTATCGCCCTTACCAAGGACCTTGCCGTAAGATGGATCCCCCACAACATAAACGTAAACGCGCTCGCCCCCGGCTGGTTCCCCACGAATATGACCGAGCCCGTTTTAAGCCCCGAGTTCATGGACAAGGGAAAAGAAATGCTTGATTCCATTCCTGCAGGGAGATTCGGAGGCGGGGACGATCTAAAAGGGGCGGTAGTCCTGCTCGCCTCGAGGGCCTCGGATTACATGGTGGGAGAAGTGCTTGTAATTGACGGGGGAGCCACGTCGAGATACTGA
- a CDS encoding class II fumarate hydratase, with translation MASKNFRIESDSMGEMQVPAQAYYGAQTARAVENFPISGIRKHNQLIKALGMIKRAAAETNMELGLLTKKTGNAIVKAAQEVIDGKLDEHFVLDVFQTGSGTSTNMNTNEVIANRANEILRAERGDKSGVHPNDHVNMGQSSNDVYPTALHVSAILAIDSTLLPGLKTLEKALSAKARQFDKIVKIGRTHLQDATPVRLGQEFGGYASMIKHGIGRVQHAREELSELAIGGTAVGTGINTHPRFARLVVRRLGKMAGAKLREAENHFEAQGSKDAIVEASGSLKTLAVSLMKIANDIRWLGSGPRCGIGEIIVPAVQPGSSIMPGKVNPVIPEAVCQVAAQVIGNDLTITIGGQLGNFELNVMMPVKGHNLLQSIDLLGRSSQVFAEKCIKGIKADKKRCEEMIEKSLAMCTSLAPVIGYDNAAKIAKEAYETGRTVREVALEKEVLPAKKLNELLDPWSMTEPGTKK, from the coding sequence ATGGCCAGTAAAAATTTCAGGATTGAATCCGATTCTATGGGAGAGATGCAAGTCCCGGCTCAGGCATATTACGGGGCCCAGACCGCGCGTGCTGTAGAGAATTTTCCCATAAGCGGAATACGCAAGCACAATCAGCTGATCAAGGCTCTGGGAATGATAAAACGGGCCGCGGCTGAAACAAATATGGAGCTCGGACTTCTAACAAAGAAAACGGGAAACGCAATAGTAAAAGCCGCTCAGGAGGTGATCGACGGGAAGCTCGACGAACACTTCGTGCTGGACGTATTCCAGACGGGGTCCGGAACCTCCACCAACATGAATACGAACGAAGTAATCGCCAATCGGGCCAACGAGATTCTCAGAGCCGAGAGAGGGGACAAGTCGGGCGTACATCCGAACGACCATGTGAACATGGGACAATCGAGTAACGACGTGTACCCGACGGCGCTCCACGTCTCGGCAATACTGGCTATTGATTCCACCCTCCTGCCCGGACTCAAAACCCTGGAGAAAGCGCTTTCAGCGAAAGCCCGTCAATTCGACAAGATAGTAAAGATAGGCCGCACACACCTGCAGGACGCGACCCCGGTCAGACTCGGCCAGGAATTCGGCGGATACGCGAGCATGATCAAGCACGGCATCGGCAGGGTACAGCACGCAAGAGAAGAGCTCTCAGAGCTCGCTATCGGGGGCACGGCCGTCGGGACGGGTATCAATACGCACCCCAGGTTTGCCAGGCTCGTAGTAAGAAGGCTCGGCAAAATGGCCGGTGCGAAGCTGAGAGAAGCCGAAAACCATTTCGAGGCTCAGGGCTCTAAAGACGCAATAGTGGAAGCGAGCGGCTCACTCAAGACGCTCGCCGTGAGCCTGATGAAAATAGCTAACGACATAAGGTGGCTCGGTAGCGGGCCTCGCTGCGGAATCGGAGAAATCATTGTACCGGCGGTTCAGCCCGGATCATCTATCATGCCCGGAAAGGTAAATCCGGTCATTCCCGAAGCCGTGTGCCAGGTCGCAGCGCAGGTCATAGGAAACGACCTCACGATAACCATAGGAGGGCAGCTGGGGAATTTCGAGCTCAACGTCATGATGCCCGTTAAAGGCCATAACCTGCTTCAATCTATCGACCTGCTCGGAAGGTCGTCACAGGTATTCGCCGAGAAGTGCATCAAAGGCATCAAGGCGGACAAAAAGCGCTGTGAGGAGATGATCGAAAAGAGCCTCGCGATGTGCACCAGTCTCGCCCCCGTAATCGGATACGACAACGCGGCCAAGATAGCAAAAGAGGCCTATGAGACAGGCAGGACGGTGAGGGAGGTAGCTCTTGAGAAAGAGGTGCTTCCGGCAAAGAAACTGAACGAGCTGCTGGACCCGTGGTCGATGACAGAACCCGGAACCAAAAAGTAA
- a CDS encoding DUF6503 family protein, whose protein sequence is MNTGIGKYIISALIFTLSVSFISFAQMEESLQAHGGLDTFNSYGTLEYDMKWRFGQDGGLTDHQLIDLDSRKVLITGDGYKVGFDGADAWITPGTDALPLPARFYSSTPFYFFGLPFLFADPGVNLESLGTEELEGKEYKVVKVTYDKGVGDTPDDNYVAYIDKDTGTLKLVHYIVTYPALTGGKPVDALERHAAVYEKWQEKDGLMVPEKIVLYDWKDGMPGSEPRGSILFENVTFKKENPDPSVFAKPDGAEVDSSHKQ, encoded by the coding sequence ATGAATACCGGTATCGGTAAATACATAATTTCAGCTTTAATATTCACTTTGAGCGTTTCTTTCATATCATTCGCGCAGATGGAGGAATCGTTACAGGCGCACGGCGGCCTCGATACATTCAACAGCTACGGCACACTCGAATACGATATGAAGTGGCGGTTCGGCCAGGACGGAGGTCTGACCGACCATCAGCTCATCGACCTCGACTCCCGTAAAGTGCTCATAACGGGCGATGGGTATAAAGTCGGCTTCGACGGGGCTGACGCGTGGATCACACCCGGCACGGACGCCCTTCCGCTTCCCGCAAGGTTTTATTCCTCGACCCCTTTTTACTTCTTCGGACTTCCTTTTCTCTTCGCCGACCCCGGCGTGAACCTGGAATCTCTCGGCACGGAAGAGCTTGAGGGAAAGGAATATAAAGTTGTTAAGGTTACTTATGATAAGGGTGTCGGAGATACCCCGGATGACAATTACGTAGCCTATATAGACAAGGACACGGGCACGCTGAAGCTCGTCCACTACATAGTCACCTACCCCGCTCTCACGGGCGGAAAACCGGTTGATGCGCTTGAGCGGCACGCGGCGGTTTACGAGAAGTGGCAGGAAAAGGACGGGCTTATGGTCCCGGAGAAAATCGTGCTTTATGACTGGAAAGACGGAATGCCGGGGAGTGAGCCGCGGGGTTCGATTTTATTTGAGAACGTGACCTTCAAAAAAGAAAATCCCGACCCTTCGGTATTTGCGAAGCCGGACGGGGCGGAGGTAGACAGCTCACATAAGCAGTAA